From Panicum hallii strain FIL2 chromosome 2, PHallii_v3.1, whole genome shotgun sequence, a single genomic window includes:
- the LOC112880799 gene encoding U1 small nuclear ribonucleoprotein C-like: MAPAPRGLALLLLAAACSLLTAPLAAADDGPLVKQFYYYSPPPPSTPPGGGAGYAYPSPPMTGAANGGPPCNCEKPPPSTPPGGGAGYAYPSPPTTGAANGGPPCNCEKPPPGATRAPGAGQQGQGQQYAFLSGSSWSRSPPALRLPLLCAAAVALLARR, from the coding sequence atggcgcccgcaccgcgcggactcgccctcctcctcctcgcggcgGCCTGCTCGCTTCTGACCGCGCCGCTGGCCGCCGCAGACGACGGACCCCTCGTGAAGCAGTTCTACTACtactccccgccgccgccgtccacgcccccgggcggcggggccggctaCGCCTACCCCTCCCCGCCCATGACGGGGGCGGCGAACGGGGGCCCGCCGTGCAACTGCGagaagccgccgccgtccacgcccccgggcggcggggccggctaCGCCTACCCCTCCCCGCCCACGACGGGGGCGGCGAACGGGGGCCCGCCGTGCAACTGCGAGAAGCCGCCGCCGGGGGCGACCCGCGCGCCGGGGGCCGGGCAGCAGGGGCAGGGGCAGCAGTACGCGTTCCTGTCCGGGTCGTCCTGGTCCcggtcgccgccggcgctccGGCTGCCGCtcctctgcgccgccgcggTGGCCCTGCTTGCACGGCGCTAG